The genomic window ACGGCGGGGCCTACACCTCCGGCACCATCAAAGCGGCGATTCCCGGCATCTTGACGCATTTTGCGAGTGAGGGCCGCGACCTCTCGCAGGCGGTGGCGGCGGTGGTGGGCGCAAACGGCGTGGTGGCTTTCGGCATTGCCCGCACCATTGCGCCGCAAGTTCGCAAAGTCATTATGGTGGGCCGCGACCTCGGGCGCTTGGAGCGCAGCGCCGCCACCCTCAGGCGGGCCAACAAGAGCACCGAAATCGTGATTACCACCGAGTACAGCGCCCTGCTGGAAGCTGACCTGATCTTCACCGCCACCAGCGATCCCAATCCGGTGATCTTTGCGCAGCACGTCAAGCCCGGCACCTGGATTTTTGACGAGGGCCGCCCCGCCGACGTGGACGACTCGGTGGCGGCTTTGCCGGGCGTGCGGGTTATTCCCGGCGGCGTGGTGCGTCCCCCCGGCGGGATGACGAGCAGCGTGGACTTGCACTTCGGTGAGGGCGCGGTACCTGCCTGCCTTGCCGAAACCCTGATTCTCACCGCGACGGGCGAGCATCACCGCAAGAGCTTAGGGCCACAGACGCTGAGCGAAAATATCAATTTTTTCGTGGAGCAGGCCGAGATCCTGGGCTTTGAAGTGGTGGACTGAGCGAGTGCTGAAGAGAGATTCCTCAGTCGGCCAAATCGTCCAGCCACGCCAGGACTCGCTCGGCAGATTCCGCAGGTGTCAACCCGCTGACGTTCAAGGTCAGTCCTGGCCAGTAATCAGCCTCACGCCCGTGCCAGCGCTCCCAACGCATCGCGGGCCAGCCGCCGCTCATCAGCACGTTGGGCCGCCAATCAGGCATGACCTGATGGACACGCAGCCAAGCTGCCCAATTCAGCGTCTCTTGGGTGACCTGATCATCTCCACGCGTCATTAAGCGGCGAATGCGCTCCACATCGCTTAGGTCAACCAGTAGGTGGCGGATACCCTCTAAACGGGGGGCATCCGGCGCGGCCAGCACCTCGCCGAGCGGACACTGGCCGAGCAGGCCGAACGCCCTGCCGTGTTCCAGCGCCGTTTCAATCCAGCGCTGTGTCAATTCCTGACGCTCCACTCTGCCGCCGCCCGTCCAGCGTTCATCAAAGTCTTGCCAGGCGACTTCGGGACGCGCCTGACGCAAAAAGGGCAGTAAAGTGGTCTTACCCGAACCTGCTGCGCCGCTAATGACGTAGAACATGGTTTCAGTCTGGAGGCTGGGCCTCGCTCAGTCATCCGCCATCTGACTTAGGCCCATCACGCCCCTCAGTTCGCTACAATCTCCAAACGTGAACAACTCAAATCCGCAAGCGGGGAAACACCCCATTCATTCGGTTGATGTCGGCGGCGTCAAGCGCGATCTCCCCATCGTGGAGGTGGCTCCCGGCGTCAGCGTGGCGCTCTTTAACATGTTGGGCGACACCGAAGTCACTGAGGCAGCGGGCAAGGCGCTCGCGGCCCTGCTCCCGGCCAACATCGACGTGCTGGTCACGCCGGAGGTTAAGGCGCTGAGTTTGGCGCACGTCATCAGCCGCGAATCGGGCTTGCCGTACGTGGTGATCCGCAAAACCGTCAAGCCTTACATGGTCGAGCCGATTGCCCGCGACGTGATCAGCATTACCACCGGCAAGCCGCA from Deinococcus detaillensis includes these protein-coding regions:
- a CDS encoding phosphoribosyltransferase family protein, with the protein product MNNSNPQAGKHPIHSVDVGGVKRDLPIVEVAPGVSVALFNMLGDTEVTEAAGKALAALLPANIDVLVTPEVKALSLAHVISRESGLPYVVIRKTVKPYMVEPIARDVISITTGKPQLLVLDGFDVAKIKGQKVAIVDDVVSSGGTLASLRQIIEEVGGEVAAVVAVFTEGQEREEVTALGHLPLFT